A single region of the Salmo salar chromosome ssa16, Ssal_v3.1, whole genome shotgun sequence genome encodes:
- the LOC106574554 gene encoding retinol dehydrogenase 7 yields the protein MKTVTFLRWRGTFQTDMFLYLLGLVVFYYLYRWFREIPRVPDKGDKYVYITGCDSGFGNLLARHLDELGFCVIASCFTEKGEEDLRKACSGRFTTLHLDVKKNESVDKAAALIKDKVGARGLWAVVNNAGVAMPSAPCDWLTIDDYKSMLDVNLNGVIAVTLSVLPLIKKARGRVVNVASVFGRISPGGGPYTVSKYGVEAFNDSLRRNMVPFGVKVICIEPGFFKTTMTDWIVLGKSFKQLWEKMPQEVRDDYGPDYLDKVDMRMREKLAKMSDADLMKVVSCMEHAVSAVRPRTRYSPGWDAKLFWIPMSYMPTRFVDWLLLKKAIIPAKAVY from the exons ATGAAAACTGTTACTTTCTTGCGCTGGCGTGGAACATTTCAGACTG ACATGTTTCTGTACCTCCTTGGACTGGTGGTGTTTTACTACCTGTACCGCTGGTTCCGGGAGATCCCCAGAGTCCCAGACAAAGGAGACAAATATGTCTACATCACGGGGTGTGACTCTGGTTTCGGCAACCTACTGGCCAGACATCTGGACGAGCTGGGTTTCTGTGTGATCGCATCCTGCTTcacagagaagggagaggaagatCTGAGGAAGGCCTGTTCAGGCAGATTCACTACCCTCCACCTGGATGTCAAAAAGAACGAGAGCGTCGACAAAGCAGCTGCTTTGATTAAAGACAAAGTTGGGGCTAGGG GCCTGTGGGCTGTGGTGAACAACGCAGGCGTGGCCATGCCCTCGGCCCCCTGTGATTGGCTGACCATTGATGACTACAAGTCCATGCTGGACGTGAACCTGAACGGGGTCATCGCAGTCACCCTGAGTGTGCTGCCCCTCATCAAGAAGGCCAGGGGTCGCGTGGTCAACGTAGCCAGTGTGTTCGGCAGGATCAGTCCAGGTGGAGGACCTTACACCGTGTCTAAGTATGGAGTGGAGGCCTTCAATGACAGTCTCAG GAGAAACATGGTACCTTTCGGAGTCAAAGTCATCTGCATTGAGCCAGGCTTTTTCAAGACCACCATGACCGACTGGATAGTCCTGGGGAAAAGCTTCAAGCAGCTGTGGGAGAAGATGCCGCAAGAAGTCAGAGATGATTATGGACCTGATTATTTGGACAAGG TGGACATGAGGATGAGGGAGAAGCTTGCCAAGATGTCCGACGCCGACCTGATGAAGGTGGTGAGCTGTATGGAGCACGCCGTCTCTGCAGTCCGTCCTCGCACCCGTTACTCGCCAGGGTGGGACGCCAAGCTCTTCTGGATCCCTATGTCCTACATGCCAACCAGGTTCGTCGACTGGCTACTGCTCAAGAAAGCCATCATTCCAGCCAAGGCTGTCTACTAA
- the LOC106574550 gene encoding ATP synthase subunit beta, mitochondrial, which produces MLGAVGRCCTGALQALKPGVQPLKALVGSPSVLGRRDYSAPAAAAAFAHGRIVAVIGAVVDVQFDEGLPPILNALEVAGRESRLVLEVAQHLGENTVRTIAMDGTEGLVRGQKVVDTGDPIRIPVGPETLGRIMNVIGEPIDERGPISTKQTAAIHAEAPEFTDMSVEQEILVTGIKVVDLLAPYAKGGKIGLFGGAGVGKTVLIMELINNVAKAHGGYSVFAGVGERTREGNDLYHEMIESGVINLKDDTSKVALVYGQMNEPPGARARVALTGLTVAEYFRDQEGQDVLLFIDNIFRFTQAGSEVSALLGRIPSAVGYQPTLATDMGTMQERITTTKKGSITSVQAIYVPADDLTDPAPATTFAHLDATTVLSRAIAELGIYPAVDPLDSTSRIMDPNIVGAEHYDVARGVQKILQDYKSLQDIIAILGMDELSEEDKLIVSRARKIQRFLSQPFQVAEVFTGHAGKLVPLKETISGFQSILNGEYDALPEQAFYMVGPIEEVVEKAAQMAKDLA; this is translated from the exons GTAGAGACTACTCTgcacctgctgctgctgctgccttcgCCCATGGAAGGATCGTAGCGGTCATCGGTGCCGTCGTTGACGTCCAGTTTGATGAGGGCCTCCCACCCATCCTCAATGCCCTGGAAGTTGCTGGTCGTGAGTCCAGGCTGGTGCTGGAGGTGGCACAACATCTTG GTGAGAATACTGTGCGTACCATTGCCATGGATGGTACAGAAGGTCTTGTCCGTGGACAGAAGGTTGTAGACACTGGCGATCCCATCAGAATCCCAGTTGGTCCCGAGACCCTGGGCAGAATCATGAACGTCATTGGAGAGCCCATTGACGAGAGGGGACCCATCTCCACTAAGCA GACCGCAGCCATCCATGCCGAGGCCCCAGAGTTCACTGACATGAGTGTGGAGCAGGAGATCCTGGTAACTGGCATCAAGGTGGTAGATCTGCTGGCTCCCTATGCCAAGGGAGGCAAAATTG GTCTGTTTGGTGGTGCTGGTGTGGGCAAGACTGTGTTGATCATGGAGCTGATTAACAACGTGGCCAAGGCCCATGGTGGTTACTCTGTGTTTGCCGGAGTGGGAGAGCGTACCCGTGAGGGAAATGACTTGTACCATGAGATGATTGAGTCAGGTGTCATCAACCTGAAGGACGACACCTCCAAG GTAGCGCTGGTGTACGGACAAATGAACGAGCCCCCAGGCGCCCGTGCCCGTGTGGCTCTGACTGGTCTGACCGTGGCGGAGTATTTCCGTGACCAGGAGGGTCAGGATGTGCTGCTCTTCATCGACAACATCTTCCGCTTCACCCAGGCTGGCTCCGAGGTGTCTGCCCTGCTGGGTCGAATCCCCTCCGCTGTGGGTTACCAGCCTACCCTTGCCACTGACATGGGTACCATGCAGGAGAGAATCACCACCACCAAGAAGGGTTCCATCACCTCTGTGCAG GCCATCTATGTGCCAGCTGATGATTTGACTGATCCCGCCCCTGCCACCACCTTCGCTCACTTGGACGCCACCACTGTGCTGTCCCGTGCCATCGCTGAGCTGGGAATCTACCCTGCTGTTGATCCCCTGGATTCCACCTCCCGTATCATGGACCCCAACATTGTCGGCGCTGAGCACTATGACGTTGCTCGTGGTGTGCAGAAGATCCTCCAG GACTATAAGTCCCTGCAGGATATCATTGCAATCCTGGGTATGGATGAGTTGTCTGAGGAGGACAAGCTGATTGTGTCTCGTGCCCGCAAGATCCAGCGTTTCTTGTCCCAGCCCTTCCAGGTGGCAGAAGTCTTCACTGGTCACGCTGGCAAGCTGGTGCCACTCAAGGAGACCATCAGTGGCTTCCAGAGCATTCTAAATG GTGAGTACGATGCCCTGCCCGAGCAGGCTTTCTACATGGTCGGACCCATTGAGGAGGTGGTTGAGAAGGCTGCACAGATGGCTAAGGATCTCGCATAA